The Pygocentrus nattereri isolate fPygNat1 chromosome 2, fPygNat1.pri, whole genome shotgun sequence genome has a window encoding:
- the LOC108416851 gene encoding macrophage mannose receptor 1-like, protein MFDIMSSALYLVLLFSALWTLSFCGTREFYVVNQDKNWTDAQKYCREKFTDLATVESQEEMNALIAVLNGKTGRFWIGLKLKNENDNNSWIWSDGSNSSYRYWNDKEPNFGRGPMCVELLQGSEYKWNDAGCHNHNKHFVCYKKLPLILINQTKTWREALRYCRENHEDLVSVHTEEIQHWVEKAVYYASTANVWMGLRHTCTLSFWFWVSGVSICYQNWAPGNGTGVEDCSRGERTGAVQSGSKQWVSLPEDQRLNFICTTSEEL, encoded by the exons atgtttgaca TCATGAGTTCAGCTCTGTATCTGGTCCTGCTTTTCTCAG CTCTGTGGACGCTCTCCTTCTGTGGGACGCGTGAGTTTTATGTGGTGAATCAAGATAAGAACTGGACCGACGCTCAGAAATACTGCAGAGAGAAATTCACTGACCTGGCCACCGTTGAGAGCCAAGAGGAGATGAACGCTCTGATAGCTGTTCTCAATGGGAAAACAGGCCGTTTCTGGATTGGACTTAAGTTGAAGAATGAAAATGACAACAAT AGCTGGATCTGGTCAGATGGGAGTAACTCCTCATACAGATACTGGAATGATAAAGAGCCAAACTTTGGTAGGGGTCCAATGTGTGTGGAGTTACTGCAAGGCTCTGAATACAAGTGGAATGATGCAGGCTGCCACAATCATAATAAACACTTTGTCTGCTATAAGA agcttccaCTCATCCTGATTAATCAGACCAAGACGTGGAGAGAAGCTCTGAGATACTGCAGAGAGAATCATGAGGATCTggtttctgttcacactgaggAAATCCAGCACTGGGTGGAAAAAGCTGTTTATTATGCCTCCACTGCTAATGTGTGGATGGGTCTGCGTCACACCTGCACCCTCAGCTTCTGGTTCTGGGTGAGCGGAGTGTCAATCTGCTACCAGAACTGGGCTCCAGGGAACGGGACAGGGGTGGAAGACTGCAGTAGAGGAGAAAGAACAGGAGCGGTGCAGTCTGGGAGTAAGCAGTGGGTCAGTCTGCCAGAGGATCAGAGGCTCAACTTCATCTGCACCACCTCTGAGG AGCTTTAG